From the Hylaeus volcanicus isolate JK05 chromosome 4, UHH_iyHylVolc1.0_haploid, whole genome shotgun sequence genome, one window contains:
- the LOC128875472 gene encoding fumarylacetoacetate hydrolase domain-containing protein 2A isoform X2, translating into MPYRGKLRLFSRACFAFKNSCAEKNNTHFAVNICGRNFSVSGALNMRFVQFTNKDGGPQHLGVQLKQGGDIIAVSAVDSRIPNSLRKFLEGGDDLLKKAKRIVAEGRSVIPEADVKFLAPVTRMDKLACVGLNYIGHCEEQGLSPPESPVIFSKFPSNIIGPRDNIMLPSISDKVDWEAELAIVIGKKCKALNNDEGEDCIFGYTVAQDISARDWQKSKRNGGQFLIGKAMDTFCPLGPAVVTKESVCDINNLSVRTWVNGNIKQDGNTCELIFKPHEIVAYISQFMTLLPGDVILTGTPAGVGFTRKPPEFLQRGDVLETEIEGVGRLRNKVL; encoded by the exons ATGCCTTATCGTGGCAAATTACGATTGTTCAGTAGAGCATGCTTCGCGTTCAAAAACTCGTGCGCCGAGAAGAACAACACGCATTTCGCTGTTAACATTTGCGGTAGGAATTTCTCAGTAAGCGGCGCGCTCAACATGAG GTTCGTGCAGTTCACTAACAAAGATGGAGGGCCACAGCACTTGGGTGTGCAACTGAAACAAGGTGGTGACATAATTGCCGTGTCCGCGGTCGACTCGCGGATTCCTAATAGTTTGAGAAAATTCCTCGAGGGCGGCGACGACCTTCTGAAAAAGGCGAAGAG AATAGTGGCCGAAGGACGAAGCGTGATACCGGAAGCTGATGTGAAGTTCCTGGCGCCGGTGACGCGGATGGACAAGCTCGCGTGCGTTGGTTTGAATTACATCGGCCACTGCGAGGAACAGGGCCTGTCGCCACCGGAGAGTCCTGTTATATTCAGCAAATTCCCCAGCAATATCATCGGTCCGCGGGACAACATCATGCTCCCCTCGATTTCCGAC AAAGTCGACTGGGAGGCCGAGCTTGCGATAGTAATTGGCAAAAAGTGTAAAGCGCTGAACAATGACGAAGGGGAAGATTGTATTTTCGGTTATACAGTGGCTCAGGACATTTCGGCGCGGGATTGGCAGAAGTCGAAGAGAAACGGCGGCCAGTTTCTCATTGGAAAAGCGATGGACACGTTCTGCCCGTTAGGACCTGCCGTCGTCACTAAGGAGTCCGTATGCGACATCAACAATTTATCCGTGAGAACATGGGTGAATGGCAACATTAAACAAGACGGGAACACCTGCGAACTGATCTTTAAACCCCACGAGATCGTTGCCTACATTTCCCA ATTTATGACTCTGTTACCCGGAGACGTAATTCTAACGGGTACACCAGCTGGCGTAGGCTTTACCCGCAAACCGCCAGAATTTTTACAG CGCGGAGATGTGTTGGAAACTGAAATAGAAGGCGTGGGGCGTCTACGAAACAAAGTTCTCTGA
- the LOC128875472 gene encoding fumarylacetoacetate hydrolase domain-containing protein 2A isoform X1 yields the protein MPYRGKLRLFSRACFAFKNSCAEKNNTHFAVNICGRNFSVSGALNMRFVQFTNKDGGPQHLGVQLKQGGDIIAVSAVDSRIPNSLRKFLEGGDDLLKKAKRNDDVDLWTLLERIVAEGRSVIPEADVKFLAPVTRMDKLACVGLNYIGHCEEQGLSPPESPVIFSKFPSNIIGPRDNIMLPSISDKVDWEAELAIVIGKKCKALNNDEGEDCIFGYTVAQDISARDWQKSKRNGGQFLIGKAMDTFCPLGPAVVTKESVCDINNLSVRTWVNGNIKQDGNTCELIFKPHEIVAYISQFMTLLPGDVILTGTPAGVGFTRKPPEFLQRGDVLETEIEGVGRLRNKVL from the exons ATGCCTTATCGTGGCAAATTACGATTGTTCAGTAGAGCATGCTTCGCGTTCAAAAACTCGTGCGCCGAGAAGAACAACACGCATTTCGCTGTTAACATTTGCGGTAGGAATTTCTCAGTAAGCGGCGCGCTCAACATGAG GTTCGTGCAGTTCACTAACAAAGATGGAGGGCCACAGCACTTGGGTGTGCAACTGAAACAAGGTGGTGACATAATTGCCGTGTCCGCGGTCGACTCGCGGATTCCTAATAGTTTGAGAAAATTCCTCGAGGGCGGCGACGACCTTCTGAAAAAGGCGAAGAG GAACGACGATGTCGATCTGTGGACCCTGTTAGAGAG AATAGTGGCCGAAGGACGAAGCGTGATACCGGAAGCTGATGTGAAGTTCCTGGCGCCGGTGACGCGGATGGACAAGCTCGCGTGCGTTGGTTTGAATTACATCGGCCACTGCGAGGAACAGGGCCTGTCGCCACCGGAGAGTCCTGTTATATTCAGCAAATTCCCCAGCAATATCATCGGTCCGCGGGACAACATCATGCTCCCCTCGATTTCCGAC AAAGTCGACTGGGAGGCCGAGCTTGCGATAGTAATTGGCAAAAAGTGTAAAGCGCTGAACAATGACGAAGGGGAAGATTGTATTTTCGGTTATACAGTGGCTCAGGACATTTCGGCGCGGGATTGGCAGAAGTCGAAGAGAAACGGCGGCCAGTTTCTCATTGGAAAAGCGATGGACACGTTCTGCCCGTTAGGACCTGCCGTCGTCACTAAGGAGTCCGTATGCGACATCAACAATTTATCCGTGAGAACATGGGTGAATGGCAACATTAAACAAGACGGGAACACCTGCGAACTGATCTTTAAACCCCACGAGATCGTTGCCTACATTTCCCA ATTTATGACTCTGTTACCCGGAGACGTAATTCTAACGGGTACACCAGCTGGCGTAGGCTTTACCCGCAAACCGCCAGAATTTTTACAG CGCGGAGATGTGTTGGAAACTGAAATAGAAGGCGTGGGGCGTCTACGAAACAAAGTTCTCTGA
- the LOC128875473 gene encoding 39S ribosomal protein L35, mitochondrial, with the protein MLRIVSTAIRGIVARTNTIGVANLLTSKQYPLIQCAQQKYFGALSSVVNGWNNVGSTELKPNITPSILPVTIPARSITKFSRLKGKRKSARTVLKRFYRLNWGIWIRTRAGRHSHLWTKSQNRKHRLKQHVFCNATQSTLLDKMVTSYWKRPHYYVDDPYNPYHSREEFPLTRRKPLP; encoded by the exons ATGTTGCGTATTGTTAGCACCGCGATTCGAG GAATCGTTGCTCGTACCAATACTATAGGTGTGGCAAACTTGTTAACCTCTAAGCAGTATCCTCTTATTCAATGTGCGCAGCAAAAGTACTTTGGAGCGCTTTCTTCTGTGGTCAATGGTTGGAATAATGTTGGTAGCACAGAATTGAAGCCGAACATTACTCCCTCTATTTTACCAGTTACGATACCAGCAAGATCAATCACAAaattttctcgattaaaaGGCAAAAGGAAGTCTGCGAGAACCGTACTTAAACGTTTTTACAGATTAAATTG gGGTATATGGATCAGAACACGTGCTGGACGTCATTCTCACCTATGGACGAAAAGTCAAAACAGAAAGCATAGATTAAAGCAACACGTTTTCTGCAATGCAACGCAGTCTACTTTATTAGACAAAATGGTGACAAGCTATTGGAAAAGACCACATTATTACGTCGATGATCCCTATAATCCATATCATTCACGCGAAGAATTCCCCTTAACAAGAAGGAAGCCCCTGCCTTAA